A DNA window from Stutzerimonas stutzeri contains the following coding sequences:
- the purM gene encoding phosphoribosylformylglycinamidine cyclo-ligase, whose product MSKQPSLSYKDAGVDIDAGEALVERIKGVAKRTARPEVMGGLGGFGALCEIPAGYKQPVLVSGTDGVGTKLRLALNLNKHDSIGQDLVAMCVNDLVVCGAEPLFFLDYYATGKLNVDVAATVVTGIGAGCELAGCSLVGGETAEMPGMYEGEDYDLAGFCVGVVEKSEIIDGSKVAAGDALIALPSSGPHSNGYSLIRKIIEVAGVDIESTQVDGKGLTELLMAPTRIYVKPLLKLIKDTGAVKAMAHITGGGLLDNIPRVLPDGAQALIDVASWTRPAVFDWLQQQGNVDEHEMHRVLNCGVGMVICVAQDQVESTLTKLRESGESPWVIGEIASAAEGTERVVLNNLKQH is encoded by the coding sequence TGGTTGAACGCATCAAAGGCGTGGCCAAGCGCACCGCACGACCTGAGGTTATGGGCGGCCTGGGCGGCTTCGGCGCCCTGTGCGAAATCCCGGCGGGCTATAAGCAGCCGGTGCTGGTATCCGGCACCGACGGCGTCGGCACCAAGCTGCGTCTGGCATTGAATCTGAACAAGCACGACAGCATCGGCCAGGACCTGGTCGCCATGTGTGTCAACGACCTGGTGGTTTGTGGCGCCGAGCCGCTGTTCTTCCTCGACTACTACGCCACCGGCAAGCTCAACGTCGACGTAGCCGCCACCGTGGTCACCGGCATTGGCGCTGGGTGCGAACTGGCCGGCTGCTCGCTGGTTGGCGGCGAAACCGCTGAAATGCCGGGCATGTACGAAGGCGAAGACTATGACCTGGCCGGCTTCTGTGTTGGCGTAGTGGAGAAAAGCGAAATCATCGACGGCTCGAAAGTCGCCGCTGGTGATGCGCTGATCGCACTGCCCTCTTCCGGCCCACATTCCAATGGCTATTCGCTGATCCGCAAGATCATCGAGGTCGCTGGCGTCGACATCGAGAGCACCCAGGTGGACGGCAAGGGCCTGACCGAACTGCTGATGGCGCCGACGCGCATCTATGTCAAGCCGCTGCTCAAGCTGATCAAGGACACCGGCGCGGTCAAGGCCATGGCCCACATCACTGGCGGCGGCCTGCTCGACAACATTCCGCGCGTACTGCCCGATGGCGCCCAGGCGCTCATCGACGTGGCCAGCTGGACCCGCCCGGCGGTGTTCGACTGGCTGCAGCAGCAGGGCAACGTCGACGAGCACGAAATGCACCGCGTGCTCAACTGTGGCGTCGGCATGGTTATCTGCGTCGCTCAGGACCAGGTCGAATCGACGCTGACCAAGCTGCGTGAGTCCGGTGAATCGCCGTGGGTCATTGGCGAAATCGCCAGCGCAGCGGAAGGTACCGAGCGCGTCGTGCTGAACAACCTGAAACAGCATTGA